Proteins from a genomic interval of Lolium perenne isolate Kyuss_39 chromosome 1, Kyuss_2.0, whole genome shotgun sequence:
- the LOC139834933 gene encoding uncharacterized protein, translated as MPPPEAPRAQPSKAAPGAPPAKTSGASSTAPPPKPSKLIKGKATASSAPSGGQQPLVLHVSKAAKSASMKATGLLGRITEFQRQGRDLGHLLPYAQKWNAADITPATRGMGKDRLPAPDPVGDRCSEEHFMRLRAAVKELDSAWYDSTNNLTVTADTRKALFEELLWEHRELAEAHDKCQVIPEASIDALKEQLATAQREKDELSRQHQEELNALKTSYQELKSQLIQLGLDHAKALKAAEVTAAAKLDEALENACNATVVLRAELEEMTKARKGAEEKAARLEEGHKECDQLILQTDTLALRKLFSFTL; from the exons atgcctccgcctgaggctcctcgcgcccagccctccaaggccgctcctggcgcgccgccggctaagacttccggggcctcttctaccgcgccgccgcccaagccctccaagctcatcaaggggaaggcgacggcctccagcgccccttcgggcggccagcagcccttggtgctgcacgtctccaaggctgccaaaagcgccagcatgaaggccaccggcctcctcggccgcattacggagttccagcgccaaggccgggacctggggcacctcctgccgtatgcccaaaagtggaacgccgcggacatcactccggcgacccgcggcatgggcaaggatcggctgccggcacctgatcctgtcggggatcggtgttctgaggagcacttcatgcggctccgggctgccgtaaaagagcttgacagcgcgtggtacgattccacgaacaatctgacg gtcaccgctgacactcggaaggccctcttcgaggagcttttatgggagcaccgggagctcgctgaggcacacgacaagtgccaag tgatcccggaagcttccatcgatgctctcaaggagcagctcgccacggcccaac gggagaaggatgagctcagccggcagcaccaggaggagctgaacgccctcaagaccagctaccaggagctcaagtctcagttgattcagctggggcttgaccacgccaaggccctcaaggccgctgaagtgaccgcagcggccaagttggacgaggctctggagaatgcctgcaatgccactgtggtgttgcgggcagagctggaggagatgaccaaggcccggaagggtgccgaggagaaggccgcgcggctggaggaggggcacaaggagtgcgatcagctgatcctgcagaccgacacacttgccctccgtaagttgttttcttttacactttga